The Micromonospora sp. Llam0 genome includes a window with the following:
- a CDS encoding ABC transporter ATP-binding protein, protein MALADAGPFRKSTAFRERRELLKWLRDAGWPLGLALCALHLAAALIPAAAAVTMGLLVGSLQRRLDLGGSVLPLLAFGVALVAGYLLDAASAPLGFAVQSRIDGRHRAAVTRLAASAPTLTTLESQQTRDLIRIANADPDNWTESTPGSAVVAQIGNLFRYVGIIASCTVLVAYAWWLVPALVIPAWAGREIGLRLVRRDQRRWLAGSGHLRRTYYWQGVAMSAAAGKEVRVFGFGHWALGRSQWHRHAMFDPVWRGRLTMCVTMPLTTMGLSGVALAVCYAVVAAGTAAGYRSVGIETAVLIAGVSVAGMIGNVMPLMTVEGALPGLRAMRELRARLGTALVTEPAQPRPAGGTAVARRVRFERVSFSYPGSSTPVLEGLDLEIRPGELLAVVGLNGAGKSTLIKVLTGLYEPSRGRVTVDGADISEDRPGWQRQVSAVFQDFAKWELTARENVTLAVPQHAALEAAARESGFDEVLRRLPDRWDTPLARSRTGGVDLSGGQWQQVVLARALYGLETGAWLLVLDEPTAHLDVRTEFELFQRLAGRAGKASVVLVSHRLSTVRQADRIVLLERGADGTGGRIGESGTHDELMALGGRYAAMFELQAERFRQGYDDRETA, encoded by the coding sequence GTGGCCCTGGCGGATGCCGGTCCGTTTCGAAAATCCACGGCGTTCCGGGAGCGTCGTGAACTGCTGAAATGGCTGCGCGACGCGGGATGGCCGCTGGGCCTGGCACTGTGCGCGCTGCATCTGGCCGCAGCGCTGATCCCGGCGGCGGCGGCGGTGACTATGGGTCTGCTGGTGGGGTCGCTCCAACGCCGGCTCGACCTCGGCGGGTCGGTGCTGCCGCTGCTGGCCTTCGGCGTGGCGCTGGTGGCCGGATATCTGCTGGACGCGGCGAGCGCGCCGCTGGGCTTCGCGGTGCAGTCACGGATCGACGGCAGGCACCGGGCGGCGGTGACCCGCCTCGCCGCGTCCGCACCGACCCTCACCACGCTGGAGAGCCAGCAGACCCGGGATCTGATCCGGATCGCGAACGCGGACCCGGACAACTGGACCGAGAGCACTCCAGGCAGCGCGGTGGTGGCCCAGATCGGCAACCTGTTCCGCTATGTCGGGATCATCGCGTCCTGCACGGTGCTGGTGGCCTACGCGTGGTGGCTGGTTCCCGCACTCGTGATCCCGGCGTGGGCCGGGCGGGAAATCGGCCTGCGGCTGGTCCGCCGCGACCAGCGGCGGTGGCTCGCCGGGTCGGGGCACCTGCGGCGCACGTACTACTGGCAGGGGGTCGCGATGTCGGCCGCCGCTGGCAAGGAGGTGCGGGTCTTCGGGTTCGGGCACTGGGCACTCGGGCGCAGCCAGTGGCACAGGCACGCGATGTTCGACCCGGTGTGGCGTGGCCGGCTCACGATGTGCGTCACCATGCCGCTGACCACGATGGGGCTGAGCGGGGTGGCGCTGGCGGTGTGCTACGCGGTGGTCGCGGCGGGAACCGCAGCCGGGTACCGCTCCGTGGGGATCGAGACAGCCGTGCTCATCGCCGGCGTCTCGGTCGCCGGGATGATCGGCAACGTCATGCCACTCATGACCGTGGAGGGCGCGCTGCCGGGCCTGCGCGCGATGCGCGAACTGCGGGCCCGGCTCGGGACCGCCCTGGTGACCGAGCCGGCGCAACCGCGGCCGGCCGGCGGGACGGCGGTGGCCCGCCGGGTCCGTTTCGAGCGGGTGAGCTTCTCCTATCCGGGCAGCAGCACACCCGTGCTGGAGGGCCTCGACCTCGAAATCCGGCCGGGGGAGCTGCTCGCGGTCGTGGGGCTGAACGGTGCCGGCAAGTCGACGCTGATCAAGGTACTCACCGGGCTGTACGAACCGTCGCGGGGCCGCGTCACCGTGGACGGCGCCGACATCTCCGAGGACCGGCCGGGCTGGCAGCGGCAGGTCTCGGCGGTGTTCCAGGACTTCGCCAAGTGGGAGTTGACCGCCCGGGAGAACGTGACCCTCGCCGTGCCGCAGCACGCCGCGCTGGAGGCCGCCGCCCGGGAGTCGGGCTTCGACGAGGTGCTCCGCCGGCTGCCGGACCGATGGGACACGCCGCTGGCGCGGTCGCGTACCGGCGGGGTGGACCTGTCCGGCGGGCAGTGGCAGCAGGTGGTGCTGGCCCGGGCGCTGTACGGGCTGGAAACGGGCGCCTGGCTGCTGGTGCTGGACGAGCCGACCGCGCACCTGGACGTACGGACGGAGTTCGAGCTGTTCCAGCGGCTGGCCGGGCGAGCCGGGAAGGCCAGCGTGGTGCTGGTCTCGCACCGGCTGTCCACGGTGCGTCAGGCGGACCGGATCGTGCTCCTCGAGAGGGGCGCCGACGGGACCGGAGGGCGGATCGGCGAGTCGGGGACGCACGACGAGCTGATGGCCCTGGGCGGCCGGTACGCGGCGATGTTCGAGCTGCAGGCGGAGCGGTTCCGGCAGGGCTACGACGACCGGGAGACCGCGTGA
- a CDS encoding amino acid adenylation domain-containing protein — translation MEGTTALVLASERQVALVQAVETGRVTANSVAYLECRLRLVPGWLRRVVTETCAANPVLRSTFDLRPGTAPALVARAGVQPDLIILDGTDDGHGETPSSRETAARPFPLDGAALARIVAVRRGAGGFGLVLASHPALLDRTGQRMLMAEILERYTLNLPASRTMNAGALAGQPGPSARPSAELVAAWAGSFDGLAAAPPDFWISPADDDDTEPPGHRSAEDPLSWEVPLPGDVAARVETVAARLAVAVPDVLFAAHAKAVAMATGKADLAIGAEFPSAADVLARIAVRPGTWESLIREVRRAADAATAWAHLSHSRVRKLLGVASLVDAGFAYSERSVEADLLDGAHSRLALLAGGHGGGDLAGHGRAPFEGQVLAEFFRGPATGRLRLRLTAGPGLTGAQLALVAGLHERALRHCLSGAETHESLSALSSRQRQLILSDWNGQTRPYDLGRPLHELIEEQVRRTPDAPAVTDSSDTLSYARVNSRANRLARRLRATGARPGSVIAVCVRRDAGMLVDFLAVLKSGAAYLPLDAAQPAERLTYMLRDARAIAVLTDASYADGIPDGPWTVLRADDDVRNEQFPAGDLGRTSTASDLMYVVYTSGSTGVPKGVEVPHRGVVNHLRFGVEQFAGEGRGGAAVFSSPAFDMIVPNLYVPLLMGQRVSMIEEDHDLRGIAERLRQLAPFAFLKLTPGQLDALCDLLAPEDARRLVGKLVVGADAFPVRTLRRWRRLDPWTPIFNDYGPTEASVANSDYLTAGDEEGELLPIGRPNPNTTMYILDRAGAPVPVGVPGDLYIGGVCVVRGYVGKPELTRERFVPDVFSGEPGARMYRTGDVARWLPSGVIEFLGREDGQMKIRGYRIEPAEVEAAMTSHPAVTGAAVRGIGGTRQNLALAGYYVATGEIDPEELWTFLGTVLPDYLVPSFLDRIPKIPLTANGKIDRGALPAPARCGAGTGRQRRAAAGPAGRAVALAWRDAYGGSPPSIGDPITPPSGDPIAEVQFAVCLAGAADISTATAIRLVSAAGTFGHLCEQTHAAMQPPPGRPVHAPAGGQAGSSS, via the coding sequence TTGGAAGGAACCACAGCCCTGGTACTTGCGTCCGAGCGCCAGGTCGCGCTGGTGCAGGCCGTGGAGACCGGCCGCGTCACGGCCAACTCCGTCGCCTACCTGGAGTGCCGGCTGCGCCTTGTCCCCGGCTGGCTCCGGCGTGTCGTCACGGAGACCTGTGCCGCCAACCCCGTGCTGCGCAGCACGTTCGACCTGCGGCCCGGAACCGCTCCGGCGCTGGTCGCGCGGGCCGGCGTACAGCCGGATCTGATCATCCTCGACGGGACGGACGACGGGCACGGCGAGACGCCGTCGTCGCGGGAGACAGCCGCGCGGCCGTTCCCGCTCGACGGCGCCGCACTGGCCCGGATCGTCGCCGTCCGGCGGGGAGCCGGGGGATTCGGTCTCGTGCTCGCCAGCCACCCCGCCCTGCTCGACCGGACCGGTCAGCGGATGCTGATGGCCGAGATTCTGGAGCGATACACGCTCAATTTGCCCGCGTCCCGAACCATGAACGCCGGGGCCCTCGCAGGGCAGCCCGGCCCCTCGGCGCGGCCCAGCGCCGAGCTGGTTGCTGCCTGGGCCGGATCCTTCGACGGGCTCGCGGCTGCTCCGCCCGACTTCTGGATCTCGCCTGCGGACGACGATGACACCGAGCCGCCGGGTCATCGCTCGGCCGAGGACCCGCTGTCGTGGGAGGTGCCGCTGCCCGGCGATGTCGCGGCTCGCGTCGAGACGGTGGCGGCCCGCCTCGCCGTTGCCGTCCCGGACGTCCTTTTCGCCGCCCACGCCAAGGCCGTCGCGATGGCCACCGGCAAGGCCGACCTCGCCATCGGCGCCGAGTTCCCCTCGGCCGCGGACGTCCTGGCCAGGATCGCCGTCCGCCCGGGCACCTGGGAGTCCCTGATCCGCGAGGTGCGGCGCGCCGCGGACGCGGCGACAGCCTGGGCGCACCTGTCGCACAGCCGGGTGCGGAAGCTGCTGGGGGTCGCGTCACTCGTGGATGCCGGCTTCGCCTACAGCGAGCGGTCCGTGGAGGCGGATCTGCTCGACGGCGCGCACAGCCGCCTCGCTCTCCTCGCCGGTGGCCACGGTGGCGGCGACCTCGCCGGTCACGGCCGAGCGCCGTTCGAGGGGCAGGTGCTGGCCGAGTTCTTCCGGGGTCCGGCCACCGGGCGCCTCCGGCTCCGGCTCACCGCCGGCCCGGGTCTCACCGGGGCTCAGCTCGCCCTCGTCGCGGGCCTCCACGAGCGTGCCCTCCGGCACTGCTTGTCGGGCGCGGAGACACACGAGTCCCTGTCCGCGCTCTCGTCGCGGCAGCGGCAGCTGATCTTGTCCGACTGGAACGGGCAGACCCGCCCGTACGACCTCGGCCGTCCACTGCACGAGCTGATCGAGGAGCAGGTGCGGCGCACCCCGGACGCTCCGGCGGTCACCGACTCGTCGGACACCCTGAGCTATGCCCGGGTCAACAGCCGGGCCAACCGCCTCGCTCGCCGGCTCCGGGCCACCGGCGCCCGGCCCGGTTCCGTGATCGCCGTCTGCGTGCGGCGCGACGCGGGGATGCTCGTCGACTTTCTCGCGGTGCTGAAATCGGGGGCGGCATACCTGCCGCTGGACGCGGCCCAACCGGCCGAGCGTCTGACGTACATGCTCAGAGATGCACGCGCGATCGCGGTTCTGACCGACGCCTCCTACGCGGACGGGATCCCCGACGGCCCGTGGACGGTGCTGCGCGCCGACGACGACGTGCGGAACGAGCAGTTCCCGGCCGGTGATCTCGGCCGCACCAGCACCGCCTCCGACCTGATGTACGTGGTCTACACGTCGGGCTCGACCGGGGTCCCGAAGGGGGTGGAGGTCCCGCACCGGGGCGTGGTGAACCATCTCCGGTTCGGGGTGGAGCAGTTCGCCGGGGAAGGCCGGGGCGGCGCGGCGGTGTTCTCGTCCCCCGCGTTCGACATGATCGTGCCCAACCTCTACGTCCCGCTCCTCATGGGACAGCGGGTCAGCATGATAGAGGAGGACCATGACCTGCGCGGGATTGCCGAGCGGCTCCGGCAGCTGGCACCCTTCGCGTTCCTCAAGCTGACCCCGGGGCAGCTGGACGCCCTCTGCGACCTGCTGGCGCCCGAGGACGCGCGGCGGCTCGTGGGGAAGCTGGTAGTCGGCGCCGACGCGTTTCCGGTACGGACCCTGCGACGCTGGCGGCGTCTGGATCCCTGGACACCGATCTTCAACGACTACGGTCCGACCGAGGCCTCGGTCGCGAACAGCGACTATCTCACCGCCGGTGACGAGGAGGGCGAACTTCTGCCCATCGGTCGGCCCAACCCGAACACCACGATGTACATCCTGGACCGGGCGGGTGCACCGGTCCCCGTCGGCGTGCCGGGCGACCTCTACATCGGCGGGGTCTGCGTCGTCCGTGGCTACGTCGGCAAACCCGAGCTGACGCGCGAGCGCTTCGTCCCCGACGTGTTCAGCGGGGAACCCGGGGCGCGCATGTACCGCACCGGCGACGTCGCGCGATGGCTGCCGAGCGGCGTGATCGAGTTCCTGGGCCGGGAGGACGGGCAGATGAAGATCCGCGGCTACCGGATCGAACCAGCCGAGGTCGAGGCGGCCATGACCAGCCATCCGGCGGTCACGGGCGCGGCCGTGCGCGGCATCGGCGGGACCCGGCAGAACCTCGCCCTGGCCGGCTACTACGTGGCCACCGGCGAGATCGACCCCGAGGAGCTCTGGACCTTCCTCGGAACGGTCCTGCCGGATTACCTGGTGCCCAGTTTCCTCGACCGGATTCCCAAGATCCCGCTGACTGCGAACGGCAAGATCGATCGGGGCGCGCTACCGGCCCCGGCGCGCTGCGGCGCCGGAACCGGCAGGCAGAGGCGGGCGGCTGCCGGCCCCGCCGGGCGTGCAGTGGCGCTCGCGTGGCGCGATGCCTACGGTGGCTCGCCGCCGAGCATCGGTGACCCGATCACCCCTCCCAGCGGTGACCCCATCGCCGAAGTGCAGTTCGCTGTCTGCCTCGCCGGCGCGGCGGACATCAGCACAGCCACGGCGATTCGCCTGGTGAGCGCGGCCGGCACGTTCGGGCACCTGTGCGAGCAGACCCACGCGGCCATGCAACCGCCGCCGGGCCGGCCGGTCCACGCGCCGGCGGGCGGGCAGGCGGGTTCGTCCTCATGA
- a CDS encoding ABC transporter ATP-binding protein: protein MSRYVRVWAEVLGLCFRRMPALTTAMVALLLINMAVPVTTALALRSVVDASASRQATAAVYAAVGLALVSCLALVFNTIMDWLRIVLVERVGFDDVEGGIVQSVLGIEGIGHLERTDYLDRITTLRFAAWGLADLPWSVLLAVFGAGEVALSLIVLGDVSPWLLFLLAFAAAPLWFDSRASAGISRAETDSAEDFRVQRHLFEMATSATAGKEIRLSASAADLVSRQEAAYDAAIRRRTRAQVAAAWWRAAGWCVFATGFMAGLALVIWQAAHGQGSTGDVVLTVTVANSLRGSIGTTVQRTVVAAGSRRLLDPLLWLRSYAATERTEASAGAPRPPAAGQGTGIVLSGLSYTYPGTTRPALDDVSVALPAGSVVAVVGEYGSGKTTLIKLLCKFYRPCAGTITVDGTDLTALDTAAWRSGISAAFQDFGRYNATFRETIQLGGFADDPARTAPGDADVLAAVAEADAAGLLAELPEGLDTELGAELGGVELSEGQWQKTALARACMRPAPALLVLDEPTASLDAPSEHAVFQHHMARARASARQAGTITIIVSHRFSTVAGADLILVMDAGRLIEAGSHEELMAAAGRYAELYRIQSAAYAV from the coding sequence GTGAGCAGATACGTGCGGGTGTGGGCCGAGGTTCTCGGGCTGTGCTTCCGCCGGATGCCCGCGCTCACGACGGCCATGGTCGCGCTGCTGCTGATCAACATGGCGGTCCCGGTTACCACCGCGCTGGCGCTGCGCTCGGTCGTCGACGCGAGCGCGTCCCGCCAGGCGACTGCGGCGGTGTATGCCGCCGTCGGCCTGGCCCTGGTGTCGTGCCTCGCCCTGGTGTTCAACACCATCATGGACTGGCTGCGTATCGTCCTGGTCGAGCGGGTCGGGTTCGACGACGTGGAGGGCGGGATCGTCCAGTCGGTCCTCGGCATCGAGGGCATCGGGCATCTGGAGCGCACCGACTACCTCGACCGGATCACAACGCTGCGCTTCGCCGCCTGGGGCCTGGCTGACCTGCCGTGGTCGGTGCTACTGGCCGTGTTCGGCGCGGGCGAGGTAGCTCTCAGCCTGATCGTGCTGGGCGACGTCAGCCCTTGGCTGCTGTTCCTGCTGGCCTTCGCCGCCGCGCCGCTCTGGTTCGACAGCCGGGCCAGCGCGGGCATCTCGCGGGCGGAGACCGACTCGGCGGAGGACTTCCGGGTACAGCGGCACCTGTTCGAGATGGCGACCTCGGCCACCGCGGGCAAGGAGATCCGGCTGTCGGCGTCGGCCGCTGACCTGGTGTCCCGGCAGGAGGCCGCGTACGACGCGGCGATCCGGCGGCGGACGCGGGCACAAGTCGCCGCCGCCTGGTGGCGGGCCGCCGGATGGTGTGTGTTCGCCACCGGCTTCATGGCCGGACTGGCGCTGGTGATCTGGCAGGCGGCGCACGGGCAGGGCAGCACGGGCGACGTCGTCCTCACGGTCACGGTGGCAAACAGCCTGCGTGGGTCGATCGGGACCACGGTCCAGCGGACCGTCGTCGCGGCCGGATCCCGGCGGCTGCTGGACCCGTTGCTGTGGCTGCGGTCCTACGCCGCGACGGAACGGACCGAGGCGTCCGCCGGCGCCCCGCGTCCGCCGGCGGCCGGTCAGGGCACCGGCATCGTCCTGTCCGGTCTTTCCTACACCTACCCGGGCACGACCCGGCCCGCTCTCGACGACGTCAGCGTCGCGCTGCCGGCCGGGTCGGTGGTCGCCGTCGTCGGCGAGTACGGCTCGGGCAAGACGACTCTGATCAAGCTGCTATGCAAGTTCTACCGGCCGTGTGCCGGAACGATCACCGTCGACGGCACCGACCTCACCGCGCTCGACACCGCCGCCTGGCGGTCGGGCATCAGCGCCGCGTTCCAGGACTTCGGCCGCTACAACGCCACCTTCAGGGAAACGATCCAGCTTGGCGGCTTCGCGGACGACCCCGCGCGGACCGCGCCCGGCGACGCGGACGTGCTCGCCGCCGTCGCCGAGGCCGACGCGGCCGGGCTGCTGGCCGAACTGCCCGAAGGGCTCGACACCGAGCTGGGGGCGGAACTGGGCGGTGTCGAGCTGTCCGAGGGGCAGTGGCAGAAGACCGCGCTGGCCCGGGCCTGCATGCGCCCTGCCCCCGCCCTGCTGGTGCTGGACGAGCCCACCGCGTCGCTCGACGCCCCCAGTGAGCATGCGGTCTTTCAGCACCACATGGCCCGCGCCCGGGCCAGCGCCCGGCAGGCCGGCACGATCACGATTATCGTGTCGCACCGCTTCTCCACCGTGGCCGGTGCCGACCTGATCCTCG
- a CDS encoding M20 family metallo-hydrolase yields MTEPDIDPGRLLRRLRHLSRIGRQAGGGISRPGFSQAAIDAANYIASESRDDGLVARTDAGGNLLIGRPGPRRCARALLVGSHLDTVVNGGWLDGAYGVVAALEAVGVVASHRLDLGVDPIAVAFANEEGALFPQAFWGSQVLAGTLDAGTVPLTDYHGCSLREALARSGGNIDALGTAAWAPQSLAGYLELHIEQGPVLESSGTPIGVVEAITGRVVLGAEFLGRAAHAGTTPMDQRADALLGAAHLAVAVSELPGLGLCRVATVGRVEVSPASANTIAGGAHMTIDLRDSSERRLAEAESVVRRRIAAIAARYGLRAECRGLVHSRPATTDQALRQTISDTAKDLGLPAMDLTSGAGHDAQIMAAITPIGMIFAPSIGGVSHAPEEDTRPADLIAGARVLLGTVLRVGGHGRKEWDASPPS; encoded by the coding sequence ATGACCGAACCCGACATCGACCCTGGTCGACTGCTTCGCCGGTTACGGCACCTGTCACGGATCGGCCGGCAAGCCGGCGGCGGCATCAGCAGGCCAGGGTTCAGCCAGGCAGCCATCGATGCGGCGAACTACATCGCCTCCGAGTCCCGGGACGACGGGCTCGTCGCGCGCACGGACGCGGGCGGCAACCTGCTGATCGGCCGCCCCGGGCCGCGTCGGTGCGCTCGGGCCCTGTTGGTCGGCTCGCACCTCGACACGGTCGTCAACGGCGGATGGCTCGACGGCGCGTACGGCGTCGTCGCGGCTCTGGAGGCGGTGGGGGTCGTCGCCAGCCACCGACTGGATCTGGGGGTCGACCCGATCGCCGTCGCCTTCGCCAACGAGGAGGGTGCCCTCTTTCCCCAGGCGTTCTGGGGGTCGCAGGTCCTGGCTGGCACGCTGGACGCGGGCACCGTCCCGCTCACCGACTACCACGGCTGTTCCCTGCGCGAGGCGCTGGCCCGCTCCGGCGGGAACATCGACGCGCTCGGCACCGCCGCCTGGGCGCCGCAGTCGCTGGCCGGCTATCTGGAACTGCACATCGAGCAGGGACCGGTCCTGGAATCCTCCGGGACGCCGATCGGCGTCGTGGAGGCCATCACCGGCCGGGTCGTCCTGGGCGCGGAGTTCCTCGGCCGGGCGGCCCATGCCGGGACGACCCCGATGGATCAGCGCGCGGACGCTCTGCTCGGGGCCGCGCATCTCGCCGTGGCCGTGAGCGAGCTTCCCGGGCTCGGACTGTGCCGTGTCGCGACGGTGGGCCGGGTCGAGGTCAGCCCCGCCTCGGCCAACACGATCGCCGGGGGCGCCCACATGACCATCGATCTGCGCGACTCCAGCGAGAGGCGCCTCGCCGAAGCGGAGTCGGTCGTACGCCGCCGGATCGCCGCCATCGCCGCACGTTACGGTCTGCGGGCGGAGTGCCGCGGGCTGGTGCACTCCCGGCCCGCCACGACGGACCAGGCACTCAGGCAGACCATCTCCGACACCGCCAAGGACCTCGGGCTGCCCGCGATGGACCTGACCAGCGGGGCCGGGCACGACGCCCAGATCATGGCCGCGATCACGCCTATCGGGATGATCTTCGCGCCCAGCATCGGTGGCGTCAGCCATGCACCGGAGGAGGATACGAGGCCCGCGGATCTCATCGCGGGGGCGAGGGTTCTCCTCGGCACCGTGCTGCGCGTCGGCGGTCACGGCCGGAAGGAGTGGGATGCATCGCCGCCCAGCTGA
- a CDS encoding class I SAM-dependent methyltransferase → METNAQESESRKAAGKRFAESLTMPSPLPAADPGRLESFFDRNTTGPGIWKWRHYFPIYERHFGRFAGNGPRVMEIGVYSGGSLRMWRDYFGPGAQIYGLDIEPACLAYEDSGTTVFIGDQADRSFLRKLIAETPDGFDIVIDDGGHHAHQQITAFEELFPHLRPGGVYLCEDIHRSTHHFWDYLSGLSGELHEMAERSYDFPANPVQTTVASVAIYPFVAVVEKRSSGLDRLEAPKHGAEWL, encoded by the coding sequence ATGGAAACGAATGCGCAAGAAAGCGAAAGCCGGAAAGCTGCCGGTAAGCGTTTTGCTGAGTCGCTGACCATGCCGTCCCCGCTTCCTGCCGCCGATCCCGGACGGCTGGAGAGTTTCTTCGACCGGAACACCACGGGGCCGGGGATCTGGAAATGGCGTCACTACTTCCCGATCTACGAACGGCACTTCGGACGCTTCGCCGGGAACGGCCCGCGGGTCATGGAGATCGGAGTCTACAGCGGCGGAAGCTTGCGTATGTGGCGGGACTACTTCGGCCCCGGTGCTCAGATCTACGGGCTGGACATCGAGCCGGCGTGCCTTGCGTACGAGGATTCCGGCACGACCGTCTTCATTGGCGACCAGGCGGATCGGTCGTTCCTGCGCAAGCTGATCGCCGAGACGCCGGACGGGTTCGACATCGTCATCGACGACGGCGGCCATCATGCGCATCAGCAGATCACGGCGTTCGAGGAACTCTTTCCCCACCTGCGCCCCGGTGGGGTCTATCTCTGCGAGGACATTCACCGCTCGACCCACCACTTCTGGGACTACCTCTCCGGCCTGAGCGGGGAGCTCCACGAGATGGCGGAGAGATCCTACGATTTTCCGGCGAATCCCGTACAGACGACCGTGGCCTCCGTAGCGATCTACCCGTTCGTGGCGGTGGTCGAGAAACGTAGCTCTGGGCTCGATCGACTGGAAGCCCCGAAACACGGCGCCGAATGGCTGTGA
- a CDS encoding class I SAM-dependent methyltransferase, which translates to MDVDMAMTSTIDGVEGWFSPLDQVLFTWLLRRQGDEPPGDLVELGVYLGKSAILMGRHLRPGDRFTVCDLFEIPAQDDGNREECEGTYPGLLRSAFEKNYLRFHETLPLIVQGHTRTVLEHVRGGTCRFAHVDASHLYEHVSQDVDSVQAMLRPTGVAVFDDFRAEHTPGTAAAVWEAVLRKGLRPICFTRNKFYGTWGDPEPARASLIEWLAGQTGIHWDRHRIAEHRLIRLWVTHRQNTSHW; encoded by the coding sequence ATGGATGTCGACATGGCGATGACAAGCACCATCGACGGAGTGGAAGGCTGGTTCAGCCCGCTCGACCAGGTGCTCTTCACATGGCTCCTGCGACGCCAGGGCGACGAGCCGCCGGGCGACCTGGTGGAGCTGGGGGTCTACCTGGGAAAGAGCGCGATTCTCATGGGCCGCCACCTGCGCCCCGGCGACCGCTTCACGGTGTGCGACCTGTTCGAGATCCCAGCGCAGGACGACGGAAATCGTGAGGAGTGCGAGGGCACGTATCCCGGCCTGCTGCGCTCGGCCTTCGAGAAGAACTACCTGAGGTTCCACGAGACATTGCCCCTGATAGTGCAGGGGCATACGAGAACCGTTCTGGAGCACGTGCGCGGCGGCACCTGCCGTTTCGCGCACGTGGATGCCTCGCACCTCTACGAGCACGTTTCACAGGATGTGGACTCGGTGCAGGCGATGCTGCGACCGACCGGTGTGGCGGTGTTCGACGACTTTCGTGCGGAACACACACCAGGTACGGCCGCAGCCGTGTGGGAGGCGGTTCTCCGGAAGGGACTCCGGCCGATCTGCTTCACCCGGAACAAGTTCTACGGGACGTGGGGCGACCCGGAACCGGCCCGCGCGTCGCTGATCGAATGGCTGGCCGGGCAGACCGGGATCCACTGGGACCGCCACCGGATCGCCGAGCACCGGCTGATCCGCCTGTGGGTCACCCACCGACAGAACACCAGCCACTGGTGA